The proteins below come from a single Gordonia sp. X0973 genomic window:
- the rplU gene encoding 50S ribosomal protein L21, giving the protein MATYAIVKTGGKQYKVAEGDVVKVEKLDGEPGSTVKLPVALVVDGAKLTTEADKLAKVSVAAEVVEHVKGPKIRIHKFKNKTGYHKRQGHRQQLTVLKVTGIK; this is encoded by the coding sequence ATGGCTACGTACGCGATCGTCAAGACCGGCGGTAAGCAGTACAAGGTCGCCGAAGGCGACGTGGTGAAGGTCGAGAAGCTCGACGGCGAGCCCGGCAGCACCGTGAAGCTCCCGGTCGCGCTGGTCGTCGACGGTGCGAAGTTGACCACCGAGGCGGACAAGCTTGCCAAGGTCTCGGTCGCCGCCGAGGTCGTCGAGCACGTCAAGGGCCCGAAGATCCGCATCCACAAGTTCAAGAACAAGACCGGCTACCACAAGCGCCAGGGCCACCGTCAGCAGCTGACGGTGCTCAAGGTCACCGGAATCAAGTAG
- a CDS encoding DUF4233 domain-containing protein, which produces MTDEHPEFTPPTTDPWKGLRGITSGLLILQAIVVGLAFPVVAKIGNGLTWFSVGYLSVLIVALVLACGVQSRPWALWLDCGLTLLTIVGGIIHWSIAVIGLIFACVWAYVLYIKRDVAEREARGQLPGQERIDG; this is translated from the coding sequence ATGACCGACGAGCATCCCGAGTTCACCCCGCCGACCACCGACCCCTGGAAGGGGTTGCGCGGCATCACCTCGGGCCTGCTGATCCTGCAGGCCATCGTCGTCGGCTTGGCGTTCCCCGTGGTCGCCAAGATCGGCAACGGGCTGACGTGGTTCTCCGTCGGCTATCTGAGTGTGCTGATCGTGGCGCTCGTGCTCGCCTGCGGCGTGCAGAGTCGCCCCTGGGCGCTGTGGCTCGACTGCGGGCTGACCCTGCTGACCATTGTCGGCGGGATCATCCACTGGTCGATCGCCGTCATCGGGCTCATCTTCGCCTGCGTGTGGGCCTACGTCCTCTACATCAAGCGCGACGTCGCCGAACGCGAGGCACGCGGACAACTCCCCGGCCAGGAGCGCATCGACGGCTAG
- the proB gene encoding glutamate 5-kinase, translating into MNAPALTSPTREAVATARSVVVKIGSAAITDLGEGLDVDRLDRLADALEHRMRSGTDVIIVSSGAIGAGLAPLRLRKRPADLATKQAAASVGQLALAHAWGTSFGRYDRVVGQVLLTAHDISRRSHHANAQRTLDRLRALGAVAVVNENDAVATNEIRFGDNDRLAALVAHLAGAEALILLSDIDGLYDGDPRKATPGHPVRFIPEVAGPADLDGVITGAGGSLGTGGMASKLAAARLAADGGVPVLLAAADDADTALRDASVGTAFAPRAERMSARRFWVRHAAETHGRLILDDGAVAAVARRRSLLSAGVVEVHGAFDAGDVVELVDQRGEVCARGVVGYGTDEVTRMIGLSTADLPADLRGPVVHADDLALL; encoded by the coding sequence GTGAATGCCCCCGCGCTGACCTCGCCGACCCGCGAGGCGGTGGCCACCGCGCGCAGCGTCGTAGTCAAGATCGGCTCGGCCGCCATCACCGACCTCGGCGAAGGGCTCGACGTCGACCGGCTGGATCGGCTTGCCGACGCGCTCGAACACCGCATGCGGTCGGGTACCGACGTCATCATCGTTTCGTCGGGGGCCATCGGCGCCGGCCTGGCTCCGCTGCGGCTGCGCAAACGCCCGGCCGACCTGGCCACCAAGCAGGCCGCGGCCAGCGTCGGTCAGTTGGCCTTGGCGCACGCGTGGGGTACCTCCTTCGGCCGCTACGACCGCGTCGTCGGCCAAGTCCTGCTCACCGCGCACGACATCTCGCGGCGCTCCCACCACGCCAACGCGCAACGCACCCTGGACCGGTTGCGCGCACTCGGCGCGGTGGCCGTCGTCAACGAGAACGACGCCGTCGCCACCAACGAGATCCGCTTCGGCGACAACGACAGGCTGGCGGCGCTCGTCGCGCACCTGGCCGGCGCGGAGGCGCTGATCCTGTTGTCCGACATCGACGGGCTGTACGACGGCGACCCGCGCAAGGCCACCCCCGGGCATCCGGTGCGGTTCATCCCCGAGGTCGCTGGGCCGGCGGATCTCGACGGCGTGATCACGGGTGCCGGCGGCTCCCTCGGCACCGGCGGGATGGCGTCGAAGCTGGCCGCCGCACGGCTGGCCGCCGACGGCGGCGTCCCGGTGCTGCTGGCCGCCGCCGACGACGCGGACACCGCGCTGCGCGACGCGTCGGTGGGGACGGCGTTCGCGCCACGCGCGGAGCGGATGTCGGCGCGACGGTTCTGGGTGCGGCACGCCGCGGAGACCCACGGCCGGCTCATCCTCGACGACGGCGCCGTCGCCGCGGTCGCCCGTCGGCGCTCGCTCCTCTCGGCCGGAGTGGTCGAGGTGCACGGCGCATTCGACGCCGGTGACGTCGTCGAACTCGTCGACCAGCGCGGAGAGGTCTGCGCGCGGGGCGTGGTGGGATACGGCACCGACGAGGTGACGCGCATGATCGGGCTCTCGACCGCGGATCTGCCCGCGGATCTGCGCGGCCCGGTGGTCCACGCCGATGACCTGGCGCTGCTGTAG
- the rpmA gene encoding 50S ribosomal protein L27, whose protein sequence is MAHKKGASSSRNGRDSNAQRLGVKRFGGQKVNAGEILVRQRGTHFHPGVNVGRGGDDTLFALAAGAVEFGSKRGRKTVNIVPDTASV, encoded by the coding sequence ATGGCACACAAGAAGGGCGCATCGAGCTCCCGTAACGGTCGCGATTCCAACGCCCAGCGCCTCGGCGTGAAGCGCTTCGGCGGCCAGAAGGTCAACGCCGGCGAGATCCTCGTCCGCCAGCGCGGCACCCATTTCCACCCCGGCGTGAACGTCGGCCGTGGTGGCGACGACACCCTGTTCGCCCTGGCGGCGGGTGCGGTCGAGTTCGGCAGCAAGCGCGGCCGCAAGACCGTGAACATCGTTCCGGATACCGCTTCGGTCTGA
- the obgE gene encoding GTPase ObgE yields the protein MSRFVDRVAIHVTAGNGGHGCSSVHREKFKPLGGPDGGNGGRGGDVRLVVDPQVHTLLDFHFRPHASGGNGKPGMGDNRNGANGDDLELAVPDGTVILDRNGKILADMVGAGTTFVAAQGGRGGLGNAALASKARKAPGFALLGEPGQERELVLELKSVADVGLLGFPSAGKSSLVSVLSAAKPKIADYPFTTLAPNLGVVQTAPGKAGDRSSSIDAFTIADVPGLIPGASEGRGLGLDFLRHIERCALLAHVVDCATLEPGRDPVSDIEALEAELAAYQPALDDDHGLGDLAKRPRIVILNKTDIPEAAELADIVEKDLEKFGWPIYRVSAVSREGLRELAFALAKMVHEYRDAQPEQVAKRTVIRPKAVDAAEFTVEPDPEVPGGFIVRGERPERWIRQTQFDNDEAVGYLADRLSRLGVEDELNRLGAEPGAPVTVGDVSFDWEPTAPSGDDVPITGRGTDIRLDRSDRIGATDRKAARKLRREHHDEWDHLDTLDGGDEEDGDRGDGR from the coding sequence ATGTCGCGCTTCGTCGACCGGGTGGCGATCCACGTGACCGCCGGAAACGGCGGCCACGGGTGTTCGTCGGTGCACCGGGAGAAGTTCAAGCCGCTCGGCGGGCCCGACGGCGGCAACGGCGGCCGCGGCGGCGACGTGCGGCTCGTGGTCGACCCGCAGGTCCACACGCTGCTCGATTTCCACTTCCGGCCGCATGCCAGCGGCGGCAACGGCAAACCGGGGATGGGTGACAACCGCAACGGCGCCAACGGCGACGACCTGGAACTCGCCGTGCCGGACGGCACCGTCATCCTCGACCGGAACGGGAAGATCCTGGCCGACATGGTCGGTGCGGGCACCACCTTCGTCGCGGCCCAGGGTGGCCGGGGCGGGCTGGGCAATGCCGCGCTGGCCTCCAAGGCGCGCAAGGCGCCCGGTTTCGCGCTGCTCGGCGAGCCCGGTCAGGAGCGGGAACTCGTCCTCGAACTGAAGTCGGTGGCCGACGTCGGTCTGCTCGGCTTCCCGTCGGCGGGCAAGTCGTCGCTGGTGTCGGTGCTCTCGGCGGCCAAGCCGAAGATCGCCGACTACCCGTTCACCACCCTGGCGCCCAACCTGGGCGTGGTGCAGACCGCCCCCGGAAAGGCGGGGGATCGGTCGAGCAGCATCGACGCCTTCACCATCGCCGACGTCCCCGGCCTGATTCCCGGGGCCTCGGAGGGGCGCGGCCTGGGATTGGACTTCCTGCGCCACATCGAGCGCTGTGCGCTGCTGGCCCACGTCGTGGACTGTGCGACCCTCGAACCGGGACGCGATCCGGTGTCCGACATCGAGGCACTCGAAGCCGAACTCGCCGCGTATCAGCCGGCCCTCGACGACGACCACGGCCTCGGCGACCTCGCCAAGCGCCCGCGCATCGTCATCCTCAACAAGACCGACATCCCCGAGGCCGCCGAACTCGCCGACATCGTCGAGAAGGACCTGGAGAAGTTCGGCTGGCCGATCTACCGGGTCTCCGCGGTCAGTCGTGAGGGATTGCGCGAACTCGCATTCGCGCTGGCCAAGATGGTGCACGAATACCGCGACGCCCAACCGGAGCAGGTGGCCAAGCGCACGGTGATCCGGCCCAAGGCCGTCGACGCGGCCGAGTTCACCGTCGAGCCCGATCCCGAGGTGCCCGGTGGATTCATCGTGCGCGGTGAACGTCCGGAGCGATGGATCCGGCAGACCCAGTTCGACAACGACGAGGCCGTCGGCTACCTCGCCGACCGGTTGAGCCGCCTCGGCGTCGAGGACGAGCTGAACCGACTGGGCGCCGAGCCCGGTGCGCCGGTGACGGTCGGCGACGTCTCCTTCGATTGGGAGCCCACCGCCCCGAGCGGCGACGACGTGCCCATCACCGGACGCGGCACCGACATCCGGCTGGATCGCAGTGACCGCATCGGCGCCACCGACCGCAAAGCCGCACGCAAGTTGCGCCGCGAGCACCACGACGAATGGGACCACCTCGACACCCTCGACGGCGGCGACGAGGAGGACGGCGACCGGGGGGACGGGCGGTGA
- a CDS encoding translation initiation factor IF-2 N-terminal domain-containing protein, which produces MTENGSPADANASSPTTELPDKMRVHALARLLGATSREVLDHLEALGSEIRSASATIERGIAERVVERVGGLPTGEVAGSAESQTEAQAGGNSLFSAAAEITDAPIAAPVAPAAVNPLFLPPQQPEPSVVPSRKRAEAPVEAEDGAATDEAASDDEVVENEDDSQQDSDDQPNRARRRRRGRRGRGRGRGDNGDAQGGDDAEGDEQTEDGGTADQSAADAEKGTAKPASEADDSEASDTDGSDADESDDEDGTGATSKRRRRRRRRKTGGEGADEGSPDDPPNTVVHEREPRSKRVRDEVQGISGSTRLEAKRQRRRDGRDAGRRRPPILSESEFLARREAVDRVMVVREKVHAAAEKDHEDYTQVAVLEDGVLVEHFVTTANSTSMVGNIYLGRVQNVLPGMEAAFVDIGRGRNGVLYAGEVNWEAAGLDGGSRKIEQALKPGDNVLVQVSKDPVGHKGARLTTQISLAGRYLVYVPGGSSTGISRKLPDVERKRLKSILGKIVPEGAGVIIRTASEGISAEDLEADIKRLEAQWTKIEAATEDSTKGGKGGKAKSVAPKALYEEPDLLVRVVRDLFNEDFKKLVVEGQTAWSLVERYINDVAPDLMDRVERFEKNGPDAPDSFVTHRIDEQLAKALDRKVWLPSGGTLIIEHTEAMTVIDVNTGKFTGSGGNLEETVTRNNLEAAEEIVRQVRLRDLGGMIIVDFIDMVLESNRDLVLRRLTEALARDRTRHQVSEVTSLGLVQMTRKRLGTGLLEAFSTTCTNCAGRGVIVHADPVEVRSSDDAGRDGGGSKRSRRKKGKSEGGAPDAGKSPTHNPAEHPLFRAMHAHIHEHDDEAVDHIDVDEADEVIGVDAADAVDTLDAVEAEAVVATEPDTAEPEAVEPEPAVAESVVEEVLVETVVVEAEPEPAPAPKARHRRVRRAPVSTGSGTTIVIGADNHETPPTQTTTTAGPTSAAAESEAVAVVRRPRRRAASRPSGAPQHEA; this is translated from the coding sequence GTGACCGAGAACGGGTCGCCGGCTGACGCGAACGCGTCGAGCCCGACAACAGAACTTCCCGACAAGATGCGCGTGCACGCCCTCGCCCGATTGCTGGGCGCCACGAGCCGCGAGGTGCTCGACCACCTCGAGGCGCTCGGATCAGAGATCCGCAGCGCTTCCGCCACTATCGAGCGGGGGATCGCCGAACGCGTCGTCGAACGCGTAGGCGGGCTGCCGACCGGTGAGGTCGCCGGATCTGCCGAGTCGCAGACCGAGGCCCAGGCGGGCGGCAACAGCTTGTTCTCCGCCGCGGCGGAGATCACCGACGCCCCCATCGCGGCACCGGTAGCACCTGCCGCGGTCAACCCCCTGTTCCTGCCGCCGCAGCAACCCGAGCCGTCCGTGGTGCCGTCCCGCAAGCGGGCCGAAGCCCCGGTAGAGGCCGAAGACGGCGCCGCAACGGACGAGGCCGCGAGTGACGACGAGGTCGTCGAAAACGAGGACGACTCCCAGCAGGACTCCGACGACCAGCCGAACCGGGCCCGACGGCGACGTCGGGGCCGCCGCGGCCGCGGTCGGGGACGCGGAGACAACGGCGACGCCCAGGGCGGCGACGATGCCGAGGGCGACGAGCAGACCGAGGACGGCGGCACGGCCGATCAATCGGCAGCCGACGCGGAGAAGGGCACGGCGAAGCCCGCCTCGGAGGCCGACGACTCCGAAGCTTCCGACACCGACGGGTCGGACGCCGACGAGTCCGATGACGAGGACGGCACCGGCGCGACCTCCAAGCGCCGTCGACGCCGCCGCCGTCGCAAGACGGGCGGGGAGGGTGCCGACGAAGGCTCGCCGGATGATCCGCCGAACACCGTCGTGCACGAACGGGAGCCGCGCAGCAAGCGGGTCCGTGACGAGGTGCAGGGCATCTCCGGTTCGACGCGTCTCGAGGCCAAGCGGCAGCGCCGGCGCGACGGGCGCGACGCCGGCCGTCGTCGCCCACCGATCTTGAGCGAGTCCGAGTTCCTGGCGCGTCGCGAGGCCGTCGACCGCGTGATGGTGGTGCGCGAGAAGGTGCACGCCGCCGCGGAGAAGGACCACGAGGACTACACGCAGGTCGCCGTCCTCGAAGACGGTGTGCTGGTCGAACACTTCGTGACCACGGCCAACTCGACGTCGATGGTCGGCAACATCTACCTCGGCCGCGTGCAGAACGTCCTGCCCGGCATGGAGGCGGCCTTCGTCGACATCGGCCGCGGCCGCAACGGCGTCCTCTACGCCGGCGAGGTGAACTGGGAGGCCGCCGGACTCGACGGCGGTTCCCGCAAGATCGAGCAGGCCCTCAAACCGGGCGACAACGTGCTCGTCCAGGTGTCCAAGGACCCCGTCGGGCACAAGGGTGCCCGGTTGACCACGCAGATCTCGTTGGCCGGCCGCTACCTGGTCTACGTGCCGGGCGGCTCGTCGACGGGCATCAGCCGCAAGCTCCCCGATGTCGAGCGCAAGCGTCTCAAGTCCATTCTCGGCAAGATCGTGCCCGAGGGCGCCGGCGTCATCATCCGCACCGCGTCGGAGGGGATCAGCGCCGAGGACCTCGAGGCCGACATCAAGCGCCTGGAGGCGCAGTGGACCAAGATCGAGGCCGCGACCGAGGATTCGACCAAGGGCGGTAAGGGCGGCAAGGCCAAGTCGGTGGCGCCGAAGGCCCTCTACGAGGAGCCGGACCTGCTGGTGCGCGTGGTGCGCGACCTGTTCAACGAGGACTTCAAGAAATTGGTCGTCGAGGGGCAGACTGCCTGGAGCCTGGTCGAGCGCTACATCAACGACGTGGCGCCGGATCTCATGGACCGTGTCGAGCGCTTCGAGAAGAACGGCCCCGACGCACCCGACTCCTTCGTCACCCACCGGATCGACGAGCAGCTCGCGAAGGCGCTCGACCGCAAGGTCTGGCTGCCGTCGGGCGGCACGCTCATCATCGAGCACACCGAGGCGATGACGGTCATCGACGTCAACACCGGCAAGTTCACCGGTTCGGGCGGCAACCTCGAGGAGACGGTCACCCGCAACAACCTGGAAGCGGCCGAGGAGATCGTGCGGCAGGTGCGTCTGCGCGACCTGGGCGGCATGATCATCGTCGACTTCATCGACATGGTGCTCGAATCGAACCGCGACCTCGTGCTGCGGCGTCTCACCGAGGCCCTCGCGCGTGACCGGACCCGCCACCAGGTGTCCGAGGTGACGTCGTTGGGCCTGGTCCAGATGACGCGCAAGCGGTTGGGCACGGGTCTGCTCGAGGCCTTCTCGACCACCTGCACCAACTGCGCCGGCCGTGGGGTCATCGTGCATGCCGACCCCGTCGAGGTGCGTTCCTCCGACGACGCCGGCCGCGACGGCGGCGGGTCGAAGCGCTCGCGCCGCAAGAAGGGGAAGTCCGAGGGTGGCGCGCCCGACGCGGGCAAGTCGCCGACGCACAACCCCGCCGAGCACCCGCTGTTCCGCGCGATGCACGCCCACATCCACGAGCACGACGACGAAGCCGTCGATCACATCGACGTCGACGAGGCCGACGAAGTGATCGGTGTCGACGCCGCCGACGCCGTCGACACCCTGGATGCTGTGGAGGCGGAGGCCGTCGTCGCCACCGAGCCGGATACTGCCGAGCCGGAGGCCGTGGAGCCCGAGCCCGCGGTAGCCGAGTCCGTCGTCGAAGAGGTTCTCGTCGAAACGGTGGTCGTCGAGGCGGAGCCGGAGCCGGCCCCCGCCCCGAAGGCGCGCCATCGTCGGGTCCGGCGTGCGCCGGTGTCGACCGGATCGGGCACGACGATCGTGATCGGTGCCGACAACCATGAGACGCCGCCGACCCAGACCACGACCACGGCCGGGCCGACGTCGGCCGCAGCAGAATCGGAGGCGGTGGCCGTCGTCAGGCGTCCGCGCCGACGAGCCGCCAGCCGACCGTCGGGGGCGCCCCAGCACGAGGCGTGA
- the ndk gene encoding nucleoside-diphosphate kinase, giving the protein MTERTLVLIKPDGVARGLVGEVIRRIESKGLSLVAMDLRTATRDVASGHYAEHADKPFFGDLLEFITSGPLVAAVVEGPRAIAAWRQIAGGTDPVEKATPGTIRGDFALETQTNLVHGSDSPESAAREIALWFPGFAAV; this is encoded by the coding sequence GTGACCGAACGCACCCTGGTACTCATCAAGCCCGACGGCGTGGCCCGCGGCCTCGTCGGAGAAGTGATCCGCCGTATCGAGAGCAAGGGCCTGTCCCTCGTCGCGATGGATTTGCGGACCGCGACGCGCGACGTGGCCTCGGGTCACTATGCCGAGCACGCCGACAAGCCGTTCTTCGGTGACCTGCTCGAATTCATCACCTCCGGGCCGCTCGTCGCCGCCGTCGTCGAGGGTCCCCGTGCGATCGCGGCATGGCGACAGATCGCCGGTGGCACCGACCCGGTGGAGAAGGCCACGCCCGGCACCATCCGCGGTGACTTCGCCCTGGAAACCCAGACCAACCTGGTCCACGGCTCCGACTCGCCGGAGTCCGCCGCGCGCGAAATCGCCCTCTGGTTCCCCGGTTTCGCCGCCGTCTGA